Within the bacterium genome, the region ACCCGGTGCTCGCTTTCTGCCCCCCCGAGGGTTGTACCGCCTTTTACGGCGTCCGATGAAGTTCGATTGGCATAAACTAAGAGAAGATAGGGCCGGCACTCTTGTAACAATAAAGGAAGTACCGGCCATTTTGATTAGGTTTTACCGCGGGGAAGACTATATCGATATATACGGCCTGGTGGACTCCGGCGCCGACGAGACTATACTCCCGGCGTGGGTAGGCCGGAAACTGGGGATAAACATTACGAGCGGCGAATTAAGAAAAGGGGTGGGGTGCGGCGGCCTGTTCGATTTTTACTATTTCGAAGAAATCGAAGTCTCCGTAGGAGGCGAGGACTTTTCGATCCCGGTTTGTTTCGTAGAAGACGACGGCCAGCCTCCCCTCCTCGGATTATCGGGCATTTTCGCGCGATATAAGGTCGTAATCGATGCCAAGAAAAAGACTATCGAGCTGAAGCCGTATAGATGACCGCCGCCTATCCGTTTTATTTCCTCTTCCCCTAACCACCCCCGCCCCCTTTTAACCGCATTTAGCCCCCTTTAACACGTTGACTCGCGCGCCGCCGCTGTTATTGGTAGAAGATGCAGACTTGTTTTAAGTTTCGGCTTTATACCCTTGACCTCGGCGTTGGGATATTGCTATAATATATGCGAGGAGATTCGAAAGGGTTTATCATGGTTACCGATAAGAAAATCATCTGCGGTTCCAAAGAGGCTTCGAAGAAAGCGCCTTCGAAGTACGACAAGTCGAAAGTCAACCCCGACGTGCCGAAGAAATTCGACGAGATATTCAAAAGGCGTAAGGAGGCTCTCGACAAATTAGCAAAAATGTGATCCCGGAAGAGGACGTCGTGTACCTCAGCGTGGACGACGTCCTCAGTATATATTGGGGGTTAGTAAGAAAGTACGCAAATACCGCGGACCCGATTGAACCGGCTGGCGTTCAATCGGTTTCTTTATTGGAAATGGTCGTTAACCGACCGAAAACGGGAGCAGGCGAGAAGCGGTTTTTCAAGTCTATACCGTATAAAGGTGCCGCGTTGGCTCACGGGATTGCGGGTTTCCACCCTTTCTATAACGGAAATAAGCGGACGGCACATGTGGCGGC harbors:
- a CDS encoding Fic family protein → MDDVLSIYWGLVRKYANTADPIEPAGVQSVSLLEMVVNRPKTGAGEKRFFKSIPYKGAALAHGIAGFHPFYNGNKRTAHVAAEMFFELNGFCLKLENDEIEPYLLRVVNHEWGLPEVSDFYAGHLHNG